The segment AAATGAAAAGTATTACAAAGCAATTTGGAGCCAACAAAGAGATTGTAGCAAAATAGAGACAACGTtattaactatttttaaatCCCAACAAATTTAACGAATTATATTCCTTGTATTATCATCTATTTGGTAATTACTTCATATGTTTCGCTgcgtaatatataaaattattaaacttcTCTCAGTTAAATGTATTCTATATTGAACAAAAAGGagagaattatttatattttagatgattcgGGTGTGTAGATGTTTTAAGCAGTCATGgtttattctataaaattgCTCTTTtgcaaatatacatatataacgtGGGATAAAGTGTTGTATACGGCACTGCATCAGGCACAAGCAAACTCGCAGCTTTGCGGCCGGGTAGAAGGGACGAGAAGGGTTGGGAAGGGAAGAGTACAGAAATGAAGAGAAGGGAAGGAGGGGGTTGTGAATAGTATAGGTAGGGATGTTGGCCGTTGGTGAAGGAGGGTATATGGTTGATCCTGGCCGCGCACAGCCAAAGGTCTAAGTGAGATCGAGCAAGCACACAAAAGAGCGAAAAAGAGCGAGATAGTACGAGAGGACTCGGCAACGATGCATTACTGGCATACGCATGGCAACGTCGCAAAAGGCTTCATGGACGCCAGGCAATCCACCAACACACGAGTGTACGGAGAACGGCAGACCAGAGAAGGAAAGAATCCCGTTTTACCGAGTTGGAGGAGATAGAAAAAAGAGGAGGGGGCGAAATACACGAGAGAATGAGAGATCTACCAAGTCTTAAACAGGCTACGAAGTTTTCCACCAATCTCTTCAGATTTCAGAAAAACGTTTAGCATATTTCAAATCCATATTTCTGTGCATATGAGTAATGTATTTTTGTTCATCTAATGCATCATGCACATTCTATATACCTATATTTTTGGATGCATTACTACATTGAGTTGTGTTATTACTGTATTTcgcaataaccaaaaatgaatatttttttgcAATATTTGGGAAATAAAACTAAATTATGCAATAATTTTATGATAACACATTATGTTATGTTTATGGTTTGCACACACGTattaaaatattgaatgaaTTATTATATACGTTTCTTGTCTTCTGGGTctaacaaaataaaatgaaaaatgttaACAAAAATGGAACATTGGTATAAATTTTGTGTGAATGTAACCACAATTTCAAAAAGGTTACGGTTAGTAAATGTCTAACTTCGATTAACAACGAAGAACATTGCACAATTTACGTATGTATGTTTAGAACATAAGAAATTAATGTGGATATATTTAACCAAAGTATAATGTATACGAATGAGTCTAGGAATATTTTTGAATCTAAATAGTgatgaaatatatttaattacttCTTTATTCTATAATTGTGCAACCATATTTTATGCTGCAAATTATTAATTTGCTTCAAGACGAGCAGAATATTGTGTCTGTAAAACCAAGCCCAGGCACCAAGAATCCAGAGGCGTAGACAGCACACAAATTGGTTCCTGTGTCATTCCTAGATTATCGATATATTTTAACTACTTTTACAAGAATGACGGTTTCTCTTTTGCTTAAGCAAATGTACCGCGTCACCGAGTTTGTAAATATCGCTAATCAATACATTATACTTGTTATACTGAGGAGTAATAACAGAAGTGGAACTATAAAACAATAACACTGATTACTCGATGGCGAAAGGGTGTGGCAGCGCCATTGAGTCGTTACACGCAGGAATAGAGCAAGTAGTGGGATAATACGTGCGATTCTGAGCATTTGTGTGCGCCAACGCGTATGTGTGTTTATGTTCATAagtgagaaagaaagaaagaatgaTAGACAAAGAACGAGTCAAAGTGCGAAAGAAACAGAGAGGACAAAGAGTGAGACGAATGTACAAAAAGAGAAACAAAAATGTAGAGGGAAAGAGAAAGAGGGAGAAGGCGGTAGAAGTGGCGGAAACTCGGAGCGGTGGAGTGCGGATGGGGACAAGGATGAACCACCTTAAAGGGGATAGCATGAATCATAAGTAATCAATATTATACCTGCGACCGATATAGAAAAATTTTGGGCGACATATAAATGTTGTAACACGTAgcaattttatttcaaaattttatttaatttctgaacAATACTTATGCATGCGAATCATACATATTTCTGCTACGAACAAAAATATTaacttaaatttattaaatgcaGTCATTACAATTGAAATAACAGTATTCTTATTTTGGAGGAAATTATAtagattttataaatataacataAAGTACTTTTAATATTTCTAAGTAGTCGTAAACAATAATTATAGGATTTTACAACTAGAACAATTTAATGTGAAATATTTGACTATAGAATTTGTGTTTATCAGTAttgaaatatatatatgtatagctaatattgaataaaaatttttgataggtataattacatattaaatgaaaaaatgTATTTGTAACATAAACTGTAAATAATAAAAGCAATATAGGATATGAAATAATATAGatgttaaaaatgtttaatacaGAATATAATATGTGTTAGAAAAATAATGCACATTGCTATTCTATCAATGTTAATACATCATTAATATACTTAATAATCTCTGAATAACTAATATGtttctaaaaaaatattacataaaTTATTAGTATCTGTACATTATTTTCCAGTATTAATATTTCGTTACTATCATCATTTATATTACCTTTTCAGCTTACAAACTgaaagaatataaaaatatggATAAGTAAACAAATACAAACAAatctttaattataaaaatgtattatttatgCTAGGTATTAGATTATTGACTTTATGTTGATGCTGAAAAGCCACATTACTATTTTGGTGGGTTTTGTTGCATACaactttataaaaattatacaccAACCACAAATGTCAATCATCACGTCACGTATTACGATTATATTAATCAGTTATGCACTTTTTTATTATGTTTATATATATcgtttattatacatatatatgtatgttcacAAGATGTCACTAAAGGTAGAGTCATATAACCTGTAGTGCTTAAACAGTTAGCATTTTCAACTTTGTGTGCTTATTTACTTTTGTTTTCAATGAATTTATATTTGCAATATATACTTACTCGTTATTATTTTATTGAGTACATTTCATCACTGGTTCACTAATGCGAATAATACgggaaaatgaattttttctgTTGACATGAAAAATCACATGgacaattttatttatgtacGACTTTCATTGACCTTGAATTGTAAGTTATTAAAATTCGTAAAAGTTATAATATTTTAGGTACTATCAAATCAAACATTCGATACGTGGGACATGATTATAATACAAATCACAATTTTTCATATACATAgtaaatcatttttaatacttaatattttacaattttaatatacattatgttatgataattatttttaagtAGACACATCTATTTTTCTATCAAATTTTAATGGTTGACTTGAATCCAATAAACCAAACATTTTGCATAATGCATTTATAGCAGCTACATCTTTTGCTTCCTTAATTGTTTGACCATAACCTAAAAATATAATCTGTTATTTATTTGACTAGCGACCGAGTTAgcgattgtaaaatatttataatcatttAACTAATTTAAGTTTCTACCTGAACCcaaaaattgtttatttgaaTAAACTGCAATTTGATAAGATGACAGAATAGTATTTTTTCCAGCTTGTCTAATAAGTCTTGGTTCTACAAATGCTTTTGTTTCGTTAAAAATAATATCATTTAACATTATAAATGGTTCTGTTGGGCACCATATTTCACTTAAATCTTTGCTTGCTAATCCCACTATTAGAAAATCTTGAATAAAAGTACTCGCATGATCCTCATTGACACTTACAACAAGTGCTCCTACAAGTGCTAGAAATGTTTTAGCCAATGTTTCTTCTGCTATTGGATATTCCTACATAGTAAATATGAAAAGTTTATATACTATCTAAGCAACAACTTATGTATTTATATATATGAACAATGAATCATGTATACAAACACCACTCAGAATAAGGTCCTTCGTCCCAATATGTGAAGATGCTGTGGCAAGAATTTCTTGAGACATAAGGTAATCATGGAtggctctaaaatataattatcgAATATATTaagattaaaaaattgtaaaaaaaaggcaaaattttattttacaattttaatatGCCTTTCTATGATCTTTACTCATTTTTACTAAAATTTAAGAGTACCTAATTAAAGTAATACATTATAATATTTCACATTCAACTTATTTTTATACATACGTAATACCATCCTCAGGAAGACGTGGCAAAGATTTACTCAAATAGTTTTTCACAACTTTAGAAGTTAAGTTTCTTCCAGTTTCTATTAAATCTTCATTATGTAGTATGTCGAACTCAGGTTTCTCTATTCCAATGGCTTTTTGTCTTCTctcttcctcaaaaatatacgaTTTATGAGTTAATGCTTGCTCCAATATTTCTGTTGTGAAATTTTCTGAAAGTCTTCGATTAAATGCATATATTTCTGCATCTCTATTCCAATCTATAAAATTACTTCGTCTAGGTTCTGGTTGTGGAGGTGATTCTCTTTTTCTCTTGGTTAGTGAACGTTGAGTTGGAGATACCCATCGTTTAATAAATCTACAACCTATACTTATAATAAAAACATAATGTACAGTAAATACATTAAACAATATAAAACATaattcaaattttaacaaaaatttttaCCTTCATAATTTGCAGGTTTTATGCTTGCTAAATTATTAAAACACAAACGTAATTTATTCATGTTTCAATATGAGTTTTAATTGAGCAATTCGTAAATATTACTCGTAGGAAATCAAACAATGTATAATAGGTTACTTACTAGTAACATAATTATTACCAACTGAACGTATTAACATTTCTAGATCACAATCAGAAGAATAAACGTTAAAAATGAACTAGTTTTCTGGTTATATGTATAGGTTGTTGCGAAACGCGTGGTTGGTGAGTTAGGGAATtaaggtcgtgggacggtgcccgtggagcgctgaaccgctctgctcggcgaggcgcgcggaaatcaaacaactcaatactttaaaaatactttaacaactttattcagtatGGTTCTTTAGATTCTCTAAGTAGCGATTGAAAACGTTCTCTAGCGCAACACGatagctcgtatagactgagagagcgagagcccggccacgcgggctcggtcttatatatccagcgtcccgatcggcgtttgtttcttcctttccccggttgccaagttctcggcgcgtgccatggaatattcccgatccttcgagcgagaaccggcgacatggccaaccgatcgattcttacacacacacatatgcgcgccacaagcatacagcctatctctaacggtcaaaactacattgtatatacaaagtatcggtaacggtctacaaatgctcggtttgcgcctagatttcctcgcgttgaatttcctacaataataatacgcattacaatacgcgagttcgtttgaatctccctcgctcaaatcgcagcttcgatggtgagaaaaccagttccagcaatttcccgtcgcgccgttgtatgtacataaaccctacgtcatgcaaatgcgtaacaCCTTCCCCCTTATACAAAAAGGTGTTTTCATAAAACAGCTTTTAAGCAAAagtcaatatttattattactacCCTGAGCCAGGTCGGTGGCGGTTAACAATATTTATCACGTAAAATATACACATACCTATCACGCGCTTTATGATTTCGAGATTACTTAATATTCGCAGGGAAATAGTTAATATATTCCGGTGTAGACATGTATTAAACTATACGGTTAACAAAAGTCGGTGTGGCGATTTGCAGTAAGCTATACAGAGTCAGTTGGGATATACATTATATACGGAGAACATGAATTAGAGCGTAGTCCCGGATCCGCAAAACATTACATTGAGTAACTACATCGAGTATTGCaggttatttactttatttaatcTCCCGCGGAGGGAGAGTCCGGTCTTATATGCGCTAGTTTTAATTTATTGGTATGCACTATCTTAAATCTATTTTCCGTTAACTCTATCTCGGCAGTTAAATCGCTAAATAATCGGTTTATCTTATAGGGGCCTAACCAAGTACAATCGAATTTGGAGGTTCTGGGCTCCTTAAGCAAGTATACCATATCGTTTAAATCAAATTTACAAGGTCTAAGTGTTTGAtcataataatttttacttttctgTTTCGCCTTTTCTAGATTCTGTGCAGCAGTTGTCTGAGTAGTGGTGATTTCTACAAAAAGTTCATCTAGATGTTGCGCGAATGTTCTGGGTGCTGAACCCGTGGAGAATTTTGAGGGAATATTGGCCCTTTTGCCAAAAATCAGTTCATGGGGGGTGAAGCCAGTAGCCTCATGCACAGAGGTATTGTatgaaaaaatgcaaaatcttatCCACTCATCCCAGTCGGTCTTTGTGCAGTAATGTCTAAGGTAATTAATGAAGACACGGTGAGCTCTTTCAAGGGAGCCCAATGATTGTGGGTGAAAAGCGGTAGAGGTTATTCTctggattttaaaaattttacagaagttCTTCATGACCTGACTAATAAAATTCCTGCCCTGGTCGGTGTGAATAGCTCCCGGACATCCAAACCTACTGATGAATTGTTCAGCAAGAGCGTGAGCAACGCTTACGGTATCTATGCTACGTAGCGGAATTGCATCTGAATACTTTGTGAGATTATCTTGCAGGGTAAGTAGGTACTGATTACCTCTTTTAGTTACGGGTAGGGGCCCGACTATATCCATTTGCACCTTTTCAAATGCGCGTTTAGGGGTGTCGGTAATTCGCATCGGCTGTTTTGTTTGCTTAGTATAATTCTTGTTCCTTTGACAGGTGGGGCACGAACGAACGAACTCTACGATTTCCTTTGCCATACCGGGCCAGTAAAACCGTTCCTGGATAAGTTGATGAAGTTTAAAGGAGCCACGGTGACCTCCGACTACCGATTCATGGTGCTCTTTAATAATCTGTGACCGGTCCGACCTTGGCGGGATTATAGCCTCCCTACTGCAGATGGTAATGCTATATTGTGGGTCGTTGAAGATTTCTCTAAGTAAGTTTAATATACGATTCCGCGCGAAGGGGTCGAATTTATCCGAGTCTATCAAGATACTGAAGGTATCCGACCGCAAAGATTCCAGTAGATTTTTAAGAGACTTCAAGGAGTTTTGAACATGATCAAAATTCAAGTCATCTTGGGGACaagatttgaaaaataaaaagaaaaccgaATATCCGTTCTGAGGGAACGCCACGGCATTCCCAACATTTAATTTATAATGCCGCACCTGGTCCATTGATAAACCTATTCGGCTTAGAAGTCCCTCGGTAGTATGGGAAATATCAGTACCGGTGAGAGGGATGAAGTGGACAAGATTATCGCGCCGTGCAAAAAGGTGCCCCTTCAGATAGAATACAGTAGGGGAGGATCGCGTCGACTCACCCATATCGGGGGTGGTGATTAAAATTCTCCTTCCGGCATCGATTCCATTTTCGTCGTGGACATTCTGTGTAATTAAAAGGGTCTCTACAGGGTCTCCCGGGTTTAATATCGAGGCCACACCACTGGATATCCCTGTGCGGTCCCGGTCATCCCCATTCATACTTCCACCTGGCATCACCCGCCAGGATTCACGCAAACctcggtccacctgaccgagttgcaaccatccacccggtccacctgaccggatgggatactcattcacaccttctggcatcacccgccaggattcacgcaaacctcggtccacctgaccgagttgCAAACATCCACCCAGTCCACCTGACTGGATGGGATACTCATTCACACGGGGCGCCCCTCTCCCCTGAGATGACACAGGTTGCACGTCGAGTACAGATTCCCTCTCACGGCCCCCGAAGCGGGTTCCTGGGGTTCGGATTATACACCCGTTAGCCAACGAAAGACCGAGTTGAGGAGACTCTGGGGTACTCGACTGGGGTGTTCCTTCAGGAAGTTCTTTCGCGACATCTACTACCGAGCATGCTTTTTCCGAATCGAAAATCTTTACTACGCCGTCGGTGACCTCGTTTACTTTCCCCTCTGTTTTCCTGCGCGCTAGGAACACAGAGGCAATGAATCTATCGTTCTCCGCGGATTGCGCGTCATCTGCCCTGTCCGTTTCGGAATCTACGATTGGTGTTTTGTCTGCGCAGACTTGCACCCTTCCCAGACGCCTCGAACAAGGACTAGAATCTGCGCCCGATTGTACCGTGGGATCGGGATTCGCGTTGGCATCTACGGGATTGCGCGAGAGTGCGTCTGCGTTCGCATTGACTCTACCAGGTTTGTATATTATGTTGTAATCGTACTCGTTTAGCCTTATTCGCCATCTCATTATTTTAGAAGTGGGGTCCTTAACACTGTGCAGCCACACTAGGGGACGATGGTCCGTGACCAAGGTGAATTGCCGGCCGTACAAATAAGGTCTGAAATGCTCTACTCCGAATAAAACTGCCAGAAGCTCCTTTTCTATCGTGGAATAATTAATTTCGGCCTCGTTCAATGTTCTAGATGCGTAAGCTACAGGGAGGTCCGTTCCTACTGTTCCTTGACTTAGAATGCCACCCACCGCAAAATCGGAGGCGTCCGTAGTGACGAGAAATGGTCGCGAAAAATCGGGAAATTGAAGCAAGGGTTCCGCACAAATGGCATCCCTTAGAATTTCGAAAGAGCTTTGAACTTCCGGAGTCCAGTAAAAAGGTACATCCTTCTTTAAAAGTTTCGTTAATGGTTTTGCGGTTTTAGCCATATCGGGGATGAATCGTCTATAGTAACCTACCAGTcctagaaattgtttaatatttttccgcgtGCGGGGTACTGGGAAATTTTTTACAGCTCGAATTTTATCTGGGTCAGGCTTGACTCCCTCACTGGTAATCTTATGACCCAAGTATGCAATTTCTTTTTGCAGGAAACGACATTTCGTCGGTTGAAGGGTTAGTCCAGCATTCTGCAGCCGAGCCAGAAGGGCCCTTAGTTTACGCGCGTGTTCCGAAAGAGAAGCCGCGTAAATAACAATATCGTCCATGTAGACGAAAAGTTCGATTCCCTGCAACCCGGATAACGCGAGGTCCATAACTCGCTGAAAGGTGGCTGGCGCGTTCCTCAGGCCGAAAGGCATCCGATTGAATTCAAAGTGGCCATGGGGGGTGGAGAAAGCCGTTTTGGACTTGGACGCCGGATCTACGGGGATTTGATGAAACCCGGAGGCCAAATCTAAGgtactaaaatatttagccCCTCCTAATTGATCTAAGATCTCGGTAATGTTAGGGAGAGGATAGGCATCCGCTACGGTTTTTTCATTCAGTTTACGGTAATCGATGACCATTCGCCATCGGGGCGTTCCGGAGGGATCTGGCTTTTTAGGGACGACCCACAAGGGGGAATTATATGGGGACATTGAGGGCTGGATTATTTCACTGTCGAGCAAGGAACTTATCTGGTTTTCTATTTCACTTTTATGAACCGGTGGAAACCTGTACTGTTTTGTATTTATCGGTAATTTGTCTGCAGTATGGATGGAATGGTGGGGGACATTAGCAGCCTTTAGTTTATCGCCCAATAAATGGAATTGGTATGGAAATTTACTGATGATTTCTAATATACTCGTCCTTTCGACTTCGTGAAGGTGATTCAAGTCGAGTGCCTTAATGAGCTCGCTCAACCTTCGGGCGTGGTCTTCGGATTTGCCTGGGGTCGGGGTTTCCGTACGGGAGGATCGAGATGCCGCGGGTCTCGAATCGAATTCTTCCAAATTTACAGGGGGAATCGTTACGGTGACGTGATCGCACGTGGCATTAATCGCGTATAACTTGACGAAACCGTTTCGTTGGCTGGCTAACACCTCGCCTATGAAAATACCGGATCCGGCCTCAATCCGTTTGACATAACCCGACGCGTTGCTATTCCTTGCAGGGGCCGAGATTAGGACCTTGGTTCGCGGGGGAAGATAATGCGATGAAAAACCGGAGGCGAACGGATCCTGTTCGAATTGCATCATGCATGGGAAGTCCTCTTTAAATCTGAGAGTTGCCTGTTGTTTTTGCAGAAACGGTACTCCTAAAATGCCTGCCTCGGAGATAGGGAAATCTACGTCTACCAATTGGAAGTGTATCGGGATATCCCAGATGGGTATGATGACCTCGCCTCGCGTGTGAACCGTCCCTGAACTTATGCCGGTGAGATGATAAATTACCCTAGTATTAACCATTATATCCGAATTTACTTCGCCCTGTTTAATTAGGTTAAGTTGGGAGCCGGTGTCGACCAGGAATTTAGCGAAACCGCGGTGGAAATAGCTGTGGAGCAAGGGGACAATTGGCGATTGCGCGATACGACTCAACCCTGCTTCATAACAGATGCAGTGGACTCGGCGCGGGAAATCAAGGGGCCCCTCCGCCTCGCGCCCGTTGACGGAGACCCCTTGGGGTTTAAAGGGTTGGTCCAGGGATTTCGTTCTAGATTCCGCCCTTGGTTCATGGAGAGTAAGGGGACTGGGGGCCGCGTATCCCTAGGCACATGATTCGAACCGTACCGATGGCCCTGACTTTCCTCGCGCCCCGTTCCCCAGTATCGTCGGTGTCTTTGTGTGTTCGATTGGGGCCCATGGAATCGGTTATTAATCGCGCTGCGACAGTCCGCGACTAGATGTCCCACTTCTCCACAACGGAAGCAGGCTCGCTCCCGTATTTCAGTCCTACATATCCGAGGTCGATGATCCCGGGGAGTGTCCGCGGGTCTCGGGGTCCGTGCGAAACCGGCCACGTTTTCAATCCTGGAGGCTAGTTTAATGATCGTTCTTAGATCCCGTTCATCGTCCTTTGATACGATCCCCGCGACAATATCGTTTCGAAGGCCCCTCAGAAAATCGCGAACCGCGTTTTCCATAATTAATGCTTTAATCCCGACAAAATGCTCGGGACCGTAATTCTCGCGTGCTGTCTGTACCCCCCGGTCCACAATCCCGAGCACCCGATACCCGAATTCCTCAATCGTTTCGCGATCATGCCGCTGCACAACCCGTAACTCGGTTTCCAAGTCATTAAGGCTGAATTTCCGGGGATACGCGACTTTAATTAACCTTATCAAGGCTTCTACCGTCCGGGGGGGGGAATCATCGCCTACAATGCCGCGGAAAACTGAGTGCTGTATCCGACTTTGAATTAACGCGAGCAAGTACGGTTTTTCCTCTATCCCAACCAACGAGTCCGCCAATCTGCACTGGCCGATGAATTGATCGACTTGGGACGGGTTCCCATCAAAGTAGGATATGAGGCCGGAGACTAAATCATATGGCATACGCGACGGAGTTCTCGGAATTTCCGGCGGCAGGGTCGAGACGGGAGATCGAACAGGGGTGGCGATCGAGTTAACGGAAAGAGTTTGAGAGGCACACGACATAGGGGGTGACGAGAACGTGCTGTTAattatgtttaagggactgtctgTCGCGTTGGACCCGTGAATTATTGGCTGCACGGGGGTTAAACTTGGTTCGTTAGTTCGCGGTACCACGGTTTCGGAAGTAGGGGGGTCTATGTGGGGAGATTTTAGTAACTCCTCCATAAATGTCCCACTACCACCACTCAGACGCTGCTTACGGCTCCTTTTAGCCCTCACGTATTTCTTTAAAAACGGCGGCATTTTCACCGACTAACTAAATCTAATTGAGGCGAGTATATCAGACTAGTACAAACAAATCTAGCTACTAGTCTGCGCAGTGATTATTACTAACGTAGTACTACACTTACAGTGCGCTAGCAATTACGACGGAAACGCTCAGGAACGTCGCTGATCGGTTCTCCTGCAACGGGGCCCTCCACTCGTCGTCGATCCGCTGGGCTGGCGGTCTGCGTCCCGGACGAAGATGCTGGAAACCGGCGATGGTCCGCGATGTCCTCCAGGTGCTCCAGTCGTCGGGGGATGGTCCGTGATGTCCTCCAGGTGTTCCAGTCGTCGGCGATGATCCGTGATGTCCCCCAGGCGTTCCAGTCGTCGGCGATGTTCGTCTCTCTGCTTTACAGGAACCTCGTTCGGTGGCGTTCGTCTCTCCGTGCTGAATAAGGCGGAAGCTCAACCGCGACGTGAACAGGGTGCATGTGATAACGGTGGTGCCTTGCACGGCCGCCGAAATCACCCGTCTCCGGTATTTACCCGTGCCCTTAGGGAAACCGTGCGAAAACCCAAGGGAGAGCGGATGCACTGATTCTGATGTTCACTTTGTATTATAGAAGTTCAATAAAACGGTTCACCAAAATTCAAAGTTTTGAAGCGCGCACTCGCGAGCCGGCAAAGTT is part of the Colletes latitarsis isolate SP2378_abdomen chromosome 10, iyColLati1, whole genome shotgun sequence genome and harbors:
- the Mrpl44 gene encoding mitochondrial ribosomal protein L44 — encoded protein: MNKLRLCFNNLASIKPANYEGCRFIKRWVSPTQRSLTKRKRESPPQPEPRRSNFIDWNRDAEIYAFNRRLSENFTTEILEQALTHKSYIFEEERRQKAIGIEKPEFDILHNEDLIETGRNLTSKVVKNYLSKSLPRLPEDGITAIHDYLMSQEILATASSHIGTKDLILSGEYPIAEETLAKTFLALVGALVVSVNEDHASTFIQDFLIVGLASKDLSEIWCPTEPFIMLNDIIFNETKAFVEPRLIRQAGKNTILSSYQIAVYSNKQFLGSGYGQTIKEAKDVAAINALCKMFGLLDSSQPLKFDRKIDVST